In Pajaroellobacter abortibovis, the following are encoded in one genomic region:
- a CDS encoding pilus assembly protein N-terminal domain-containing protein — protein sequence MEVLYPTRQKWLRGSFFLLTVLSVGGIGRAVHAEKAAPLQTQQEEAPEEKNDTTIANQLEFAVGENRTVSAIDVKNYSEGSPGIVDVKLTSDKTKFVLVGLKPGTSSLLLIKRDGQIVNWKINIFAYPPQIIEQELRQLIRDIARVRLRRMGSRFFLEGSVANEQELTRIKRIVSLYPWQVESLVEVGSDTTDRQTNIRIDFFFIQYNRSSGYIFGINWPKYIGTSDTFTANASYDFLKNSISAKTTIVNQPLPSLDIAANYGWVKVVKQATVITTSGTEAKFYNGGEQNFPTTTATSNSIQKISFGTSLTVLPRFYPVTRDLEINMNAEVSDLTPSIAGTVLPGRQLSNLSTLVKIRLGQSLLLTAINTQSQRHTNKGLPLFSQIPILGPLFSSQNNMDEELEGAVFIVPSVVDSPLRNTIDIVQKALEEYEDYSGRIKGMEIYNRQPWSGPSS from the coding sequence ATGGAAGTTCTTTATCCAACCAGACAGAAATGGTTGCGAGGAAGTTTCTTTCTTCTGACGGTCCTCAGTGTAGGAGGTATAGGACGAGCTGTTCACGCCGAGAAAGCAGCCCCCCTCCAGACACAACAAGAAGAAGCTCCAGAAGAAAAGAACGATACCACAATAGCTAACCAGCTCGAATTTGCGGTAGGTGAAAATCGGACGGTGTCAGCAATTGACGTAAAAAACTATTCTGAGGGAAGCCCTGGAATTGTGGATGTGAAACTGACAAGCGATAAAACAAAATTCGTTCTTGTCGGACTCAAGCCAGGGACTTCTTCTCTCCTCTTGATTAAGCGAGATGGACAGATCGTCAACTGGAAGATCAATATATTCGCTTATCCGCCTCAAATCATAGAGCAGGAGTTGAGACAGTTAATTCGGGACATAGCAAGAGTACGATTGCGTCGGATGGGATCCCGTTTTTTTCTGGAAGGGAGTGTTGCTAACGAACAGGAGTTAACTAGAATCAAACGGATTGTCTCCCTTTATCCATGGCAGGTAGAGTCACTAGTAGAAGTAGGGAGCGACACAACAGATCGTCAAACTAACATCCGAATCGACTTTTTCTTCATCCAGTATAACCGATCGTCTGGCTACATATTCGGTATTAATTGGCCTAAGTACATCGGCACCAGTGACACCTTTACAGCCAACGCCAGCTACGACTTCCTCAAAAACTCCATTTCGGCTAAAACCACTATTGTCAATCAGCCACTTCCCAGTCTCGATATCGCAGCCAACTATGGATGGGTTAAAGTAGTCAAACAAGCCACCGTTATTACAACAAGCGGCACAGAAGCCAAATTTTATAATGGAGGGGAACAGAATTTCCCTACAACCACTGCAACCAGCAATTCGATTCAGAAAATCTCTTTTGGAACATCGCTGACAGTCCTCCCGCGATTCTATCCAGTAACTCGTGATCTCGAAATTAACATGAATGCAGAAGTGAGCGATTTAACCCCCTCGATTGCGGGAACAGTTCTTCCAGGTAGACAACTGTCCAATCTCTCCACACTCGTCAAAATACGACTTGGACAATCTTTACTGCTTACTGCGATTAACACTCAAAGCCAACGCCATACCAACAAAGGCCTCCCTCTTTTTAGTCAGATCCCGATTTTAGGACCTCTTTTCAGCTCTCAAAACAACATGGATGAAGAACTTGAAGGAGCTGTCTTTATTGTTCCCAGCGTTGTCGACTCCCCTCTTCGAAACACCATCGACATTGTCCAGAAAGCACTAGAAGAATATGAAGATTACAGTGGAAGAATCAAAGGGATGGAGATTTACAACCGTCAGCCCTGGAGTGGGCCAAGCTCTTAA
- a CDS encoding FHA domain-containing protein: MDKNSHLILFRIYYPNGRREEISVESNEALIGSGSYCEIRLPPELASEEHIFIKLEGRELRIQTRSLKPIPTFNGTPFQEITIHSEGVIGIGAVKIQLNLSFPTEDIAVRRRKDKGSSIVKVGGTSVCFVLILFLLFYDQGSKKTEPPPKEAPPLWGPPITQCPYDLPDQALAAAYEKKVIAEGKRERHPFHVQDGVAAVPLFETAATCFKTGGDAEAANEQAQAAASLRKEINIDYHTHQVRLEHALSIEDFAWCQKEIRVLRALTEGVSGPYVTWLNNIDRQLQLKITKEQSS, from the coding sequence ATGGATAAGAACTCCCATCTCATTCTATTTCGCATCTACTATCCCAATGGTCGTCGAGAAGAGATCTCGGTCGAATCCAACGAAGCCTTAATTGGAAGCGGTTCCTACTGCGAAATTCGACTCCCTCCCGAACTGGCTTCAGAAGAGCATATTTTTATTAAACTTGAAGGGCGTGAACTCAGAATCCAAACCCGCTCTCTGAAGCCAATTCCCACTTTCAATGGAACTCCTTTTCAAGAGATCACGATCCATTCTGAAGGTGTCATCGGCATAGGGGCAGTCAAAATCCAACTTAACCTTTCTTTTCCGACGGAAGATATCGCTGTACGCCGTCGAAAAGACAAAGGGTCCTCCATTGTCAAAGTTGGAGGAACATCCGTATGTTTTGTTCTGATTCTATTCCTGTTGTTTTATGATCAAGGTTCTAAAAAAACGGAACCTCCTCCTAAAGAAGCGCCACCATTATGGGGTCCACCGATCACCCAATGTCCTTACGATCTGCCCGATCAAGCACTCGCTGCTGCTTACGAGAAAAAGGTCATAGCTGAGGGGAAACGGGAGCGACACCCCTTTCATGTTCAAGATGGGGTCGCAGCAGTCCCTCTATTTGAAACGGCTGCCACCTGCTTTAAAACAGGTGGAGACGCAGAAGCAGCCAATGAACAAGCCCAAGCGGCCGCTTCTTTGAGAAAAGAGATCAATATAGATTATCACACTCACCAAGTTCGTCTCGAACACGCTCTTTCAATCGAAGATTTTGCCTGGTGTCAAAAAGAGATACGTGTGCTTCGCGCTTTAACCGAAGGGGTTTCAGGTCCTTATGTCACCTGGCTCAATAATATTGACCGACAGCTCCAATTGAAAATAACCAAAGAACAGTCAAGCTGA
- a CDS encoding type II secretion system F family protein, translating into MQSFEYLRFLFLSFLMLAIGTALYGVMSAPSRIASRLGLRGLKRQTALQRGGLWPLMEPIVRWLGVRVSGALGDELHAKLDRQLQIAGDYLGLTPEEYVAITLLSGFLISTGGVLFGLFVGDPLLFFLIAAPLGAVLPYMKITGESQKRLKQISRKLPYVIDLMALSMSAGLDFPGSIRQVIEKSTDIEDTLIEELTHILHELQLGRTRKEALIGFMIRAPIDAVTEFVTALIQAEERGNPVAEVLMIQADSSRLRRSEQAEAAAAKAGVAMMGPLVLVFICIMILMIGPTILQLSNTAN; encoded by the coding sequence ATGCAATCGTTTGAGTATTTGCGCTTCCTGTTCCTTTCTTTTCTCATGCTTGCCATAGGAACTGCCCTTTACGGCGTTATGTCTGCACCCAGCCGCATCGCATCTCGCCTCGGGCTGCGCGGTCTCAAGCGACAAACCGCATTGCAAAGAGGGGGACTCTGGCCCCTGATGGAACCTATCGTACGTTGGTTAGGAGTTCGCGTAAGCGGCGCATTGGGGGATGAACTCCATGCAAAATTAGACCGACAGCTGCAAATCGCTGGCGATTACCTTGGATTAACACCAGAGGAATACGTTGCCATCACTCTCTTGAGCGGTTTTCTCATCAGTACGGGGGGCGTCTTGTTCGGCTTATTTGTAGGTGATCCCCTTCTGTTCTTTTTAATTGCAGCTCCTCTCGGAGCAGTACTCCCCTACATGAAAATCACAGGAGAATCTCAAAAACGGCTCAAGCAGATCAGTCGAAAATTACCCTATGTGATTGACTTAATGGCACTCAGCATGAGCGCAGGACTTGATTTCCCCGGTTCCATCCGCCAGGTGATTGAAAAATCAACAGACATCGAAGACACGCTCATCGAAGAATTAACTCACATTCTTCACGAACTCCAATTGGGAAGAACCCGTAAAGAGGCTTTGATTGGATTCATGATTCGCGCGCCTATCGATGCTGTCACCGAATTCGTGACCGCACTCATTCAAGCTGAAGAACGAGGCAATCCCGTCGCAGAAGTGCTGATGATCCAAGCGGATTCATCTCGATTACGCCGTTCTGAACAGGCAGAGGCCGCAGCTGCAAAAGCTGGCGTTGCGATGATGGGTCCTCTTGTCCTCGTCTTTATCTGCATCATGATTTTAATGATAGGTCCCACCATTCTTCAACTCAGTAACACCGCTAATTAG
- the cpaB gene encoding Flp pilus assembly protein CpaB — translation MNKLALLTALIMSLLAGLLLFLYLRRFEQESSGGAPVKILVVIKPIDNHTMLTEDMIATRIIPQAYVESRAVREQERLRVLGLRVSNSLQANQVLMWTDLASTTDERRELSSLVQPGMRAVMVQLPSEDKSYLLIRPGDRLDVLATMRADQENRSVSTSVVLLQNILVLAVGADTGADLSGGGPTSSQKQERILSLSVNVPEAQLLELAQEKGKLSIALRSPNDVRIVEGLPDLNTSFLTDTKARSGIEAIRKTGRSGPIKLESVEVSP, via the coding sequence GTGAATAAACTAGCTCTTCTCACAGCACTTATCATGTCTCTTCTCGCAGGGCTTTTGCTGTTTCTTTACTTGCGACGATTTGAACAGGAATCTTCAGGTGGCGCTCCTGTTAAAATACTGGTTGTAATTAAGCCGATCGATAACCATACGATGCTGACAGAAGACATGATCGCAACGCGCATCATTCCCCAGGCATATGTGGAGAGCCGCGCAGTGCGCGAACAAGAGCGCTTGCGGGTCTTAGGGCTCCGGGTTTCAAATAGTTTGCAAGCCAACCAAGTGTTGATGTGGACAGATTTAGCATCCACAACAGATGAACGCCGCGAGCTTAGTTCCCTTGTACAACCTGGGATGCGGGCTGTGATGGTGCAATTGCCCAGTGAAGACAAGAGTTATCTTCTCATTCGACCAGGGGATCGGCTTGACGTGCTAGCAACGATGCGAGCGGACCAAGAAAATCGCTCTGTTTCTACTTCTGTTGTCTTATTGCAAAACATACTTGTTCTCGCGGTGGGGGCTGATACAGGAGCGGATTTATCAGGAGGTGGTCCTACTTCCTCTCAGAAACAGGAGCGGATTCTTTCTCTTAGTGTCAATGTGCCAGAAGCTCAATTGTTGGAGTTAGCTCAAGAAAAAGGGAAGCTTTCCATAGCGTTGCGAAGCCCGAACGATGTGCGCATTGTTGAGGGATTGCCTGATTTGAATACGTCTTTCTTAACTGACACCAAAGCGCGCAGTGGGATCGAAGCCATTCGCAAGACAGGACGATCAGGTCCCATCAAGCTTGAATCTGTTGAGGTAAGTCCTTAA
- a CDS encoding type II secretion system F family protein — MTLLFAMASLFVLSYFSSAAPQGFIQVYWRRYVCFIENRLQRLFSPITAETFAKGHVLIVCLLTILALATTLPYWYMVPIVVAFLPSLYLDHECQKRVQRIDKQVDGFMLALANALKTTPSLGDAIKSVENLIHEPLCQELQLALKEIRLGSSLDEALLLMAARVESQQLESALSAILIGRQVGGNLTKILESTAASLREMNRLEGVVRSKTAEGKTQLLVLAAFPIVICLLLKLLSPNYLDPLTSSWAGYVLVFISALCWIGSLVLGRKITDVDI; from the coding sequence ATGACATTACTCTTTGCGATGGCTTCTCTTTTTGTCCTTTCTTACTTTTCTTCCGCGGCTCCACAAGGATTTATCCAAGTCTATTGGAGACGCTATGTTTGTTTTATCGAAAATCGTCTGCAGCGACTGTTTTCTCCCATCACCGCTGAAACTTTTGCAAAAGGGCATGTTCTAATTGTTTGCCTGCTCACCATCCTTGCCCTTGCTACAACTCTACCTTACTGGTACATGGTACCAATTGTCGTAGCTTTTCTCCCTTCTCTTTACCTAGATCACGAATGTCAAAAGAGGGTGCAACGGATCGATAAGCAAGTCGATGGCTTCATGCTCGCTCTCGCAAATGCTCTTAAGACTACACCAAGCTTAGGAGATGCGATCAAATCCGTAGAGAATCTGATCCATGAACCGCTCTGCCAGGAACTGCAATTGGCTCTTAAAGAAATAAGGTTAGGCAGTTCACTCGATGAAGCGCTCCTCCTGATGGCAGCTCGCGTGGAGAGCCAGCAGCTTGAATCTGCTCTTTCAGCCATTTTGATCGGACGTCAGGTAGGTGGTAACCTAACTAAAATTCTCGAATCCACGGCAGCCTCCCTTCGAGAGATGAATCGATTAGAAGGAGTTGTTCGAAGCAAAACAGCAGAAGGGAAGACCCAATTACTCGTCCTTGCTGCATTTCCTATTGTAATTTGCCTTTTGTTAAAATTGCTCTCCCCGAATTATCTCGATCCCTTGACTAGTAGCTGGGCAGGTTATGTACTTGTTTTTATTTCTGCACTCTGCTGGATCGGTTCCCTTGTACTAGGAAGAAAGATCACTGATGTGGATATCTAA
- a CDS encoding ATPase, T2SS/T4P/T4SS family has protein sequence MKVEVIIRSISGERTEHMEVSNMLTVGRNPQSSIFLDDEVISRQHAIIYLGMQCLTVEDTSSNGTRVGTQLLRHQSAEVPFGTPITIGHYTIFVFPETTNNPDTANLRRPATPNRKSPLPLTTAITSQEPIQPTPAKEPISGISTAENEIAIRRKIHKQLLQNLDLASLDASKLDDPSMRPRVLRALRQIVLQLNAHIPSGQDRDQLIGELADEALGLGPLERFLADPSVNEIMVIDPQTIFVERGGKLELTDAKFTDDERVRAVIERIVTPLGRRIDESSPLVDARLKNGARVNAVIKPIALRGSCITIRKFASTPLTLEKIISFGTLSPAMGRFLMRSVTSKTNIVISGGTGSGKTTLLNVLSAAIPSHERIITIEDAAELQLTQPHVVSLETRPANIEGRGEYTIRDLVRNALRMRPDRIVVGECRGGETLDMLQAMNTGHDGSLTTTHANSPREAIGRLETLSLMAGLQLPDRAIREQIASSVHLLVQQTRLSDGSRKVTSISEVTGIEDDGAVGLRPIFEFVRTGIDSNGKVKGEFRATGWIPSYISTFIVMGLIKKGEPYL, from the coding sequence ATGAAAGTTGAAGTGATTATCCGTTCTATCTCTGGAGAACGTACAGAACACATGGAAGTATCCAACATGCTCACGGTAGGACGTAATCCCCAATCCTCTATTTTCTTGGATGATGAAGTCATTTCTCGCCAACATGCAATTATTTATCTGGGAATGCAATGCCTCACCGTCGAGGATACGTCTAGCAACGGCACGCGCGTAGGCACGCAGCTTCTACGCCATCAATCCGCTGAAGTCCCCTTCGGGACACCGATCACAATAGGCCACTACACGATTTTCGTTTTCCCTGAAACCACAAACAATCCAGACACAGCGAATCTCCGAAGACCAGCAACTCCGAACCGAAAATCCCCTCTTCCTCTGACAACAGCCATTACATCACAGGAGCCAATACAACCAACCCCTGCAAAGGAACCGATTTCAGGAATCAGCACAGCGGAAAATGAAATCGCTATCCGGCGTAAAATCCACAAGCAGCTTCTCCAAAATCTCGATCTGGCCAGCCTCGATGCCTCTAAGCTCGATGACCCGTCCATGCGACCTCGGGTATTGCGCGCACTCCGTCAAATCGTTCTCCAATTGAATGCTCACATCCCCTCCGGTCAAGATCGCGATCAATTAATTGGAGAATTAGCTGATGAAGCGTTAGGGCTAGGACCTCTCGAGCGTTTTCTGGCTGATCCCAGTGTCAATGAAATCATGGTCATCGACCCCCAAACTATCTTCGTAGAAAGAGGGGGAAAGTTAGAATTAACCGACGCAAAGTTCACAGACGACGAACGAGTACGCGCCGTCATCGAGCGTATCGTCACCCCTTTAGGCAGACGGATTGATGAGTCGTCTCCTCTTGTAGATGCGCGATTAAAAAACGGAGCTCGCGTCAATGCTGTTATCAAACCGATCGCTTTGCGCGGTTCTTGCATTACTATCCGTAAGTTCGCGTCTACCCCTCTCACCTTGGAAAAAATCATTAGCTTTGGAACTCTCTCACCCGCCATGGGGAGATTTTTGATGCGAAGCGTCACATCGAAAACAAATATCGTGATTTCTGGAGGAACAGGAAGTGGGAAAACAACCCTTCTTAATGTACTCTCTGCTGCCATCCCTTCTCATGAAAGGATCATCACCATCGAAGATGCAGCTGAACTTCAATTGACTCAACCCCACGTGGTTTCCTTGGAAACTCGTCCTGCTAATATAGAAGGGCGGGGAGAGTATACCATTCGGGATCTTGTGAGGAACGCACTCAGAATGCGCCCCGATCGCATCGTGGTAGGAGAGTGCAGAGGGGGAGAAACCCTCGACATGCTCCAAGCGATGAATACAGGACACGATGGTTCCCTGACAACTACCCACGCCAATTCCCCTCGAGAAGCCATAGGACGTCTTGAAACCCTCTCTCTCATGGCTGGTCTTCAATTGCCTGACCGAGCGATACGAGAACAAATCGCATCCAGTGTACATCTGCTCGTTCAACAGACACGCCTATCGGATGGAAGCAGGAAAGTGACCTCCATTTCTGAAGTAACAGGCATCGAGGACGATGGAGCAGTAGGATTGCGACCTATTTTCGAATTTGTCCGAACAGGTATTGACAGCAATGGGAAAGTCAAAGGAGAATTTAGAGCAACAGGATGGATTCCCAGCTATATTTCCACCTTTATTGTGATGGGACTTATTAAAAAGGGGGAGCCCTATTTATAA